Proteins from one Apis cerana isolate GH-2021 linkage group LG11, AcerK_1.0, whole genome shotgun sequence genomic window:
- the LOC107999523 gene encoding uncharacterized protein LOC107999523 isoform X2 encodes MDAVIECLPHLITGVTSIVKLLNIHFNRENFKKLFEFITKEWEKFELNNQFHVLEEITVKGSKMAQLYRNTLLSFTVLFLLVPLVFPFLDIVHPLNETRPRQQLFRVNYLIFNHNDYFFYIYLQLAWGSIIVVMIIVTIDSLYMIIIHHSSGMFAMCGYKVQEATKYTNLFNDRIISENYTYEQLKNCITIHDKALQFYNILNESSRNSYLIQVGLNMMDISVTAVQTVVNLDRPEEAIRTAVFLGAEQFHLFVISLPGQVLLDHCTEMADNMYVFNVCICTIVDSYLHNLLFFFLISYNRYSSTWYEIPVKIQKVLHMMQIRSKKPCSLTAGGLYEMNMENFGITFKICMSYFTMLMSLKK; translated from the exons atggatgCAGTGATCGAGTGTCTGCCCCATTTGATCACGGGTGTAACGAGTATTGTTaaacttttgaatattcatttcaacAGAGAAAAT tttaaaaaattgtttgaatttataacaaaagaaTGGGAGAAGTTTGagttaaataatcaatttcatgTTCTTGAAGAAATTACCGTAAAAGGTAGTAAAATGGCACAGTTATATCGAA aTACATTGTTATCCTTCACGGTATTATTTTTACTCGTACCACTGGTTTTCCCTTTTCTGGATATTGTTCATCCATTAAACGAAACTCGACCGAGACAGCAATTATTTAGAGTTAATTATTTGATCTTTAACCATAatgactattttttttatatatatttgcagttAGCTTGGGGATCTATCATTGTTGTAATGATCATAGTTACTATAGATTCGttgtatatgattataattcatCACAGCAGCGGAATGTTTGCGATGTGTGG ATATAAAGTTCAAGAAGCGACCAAATATACGAATCTATTCAATGACagaattatttctgaaaattacaCGTATGAACAgcttaaaaattgcataaccATTCACGATAAAGCCCTTCA gttttacaatattttgaacGAAAGCAGTCgaaatagttatttaattcaagTTGGATTAAATATGATGGATATAAGCGTGACAGCTGTccaa acaGTCGTAAATTTAGATAGACCGGAAGAAGCGATTAGAACTGCTGTATTTCTTGGAGCTGAGCAATTTCATTTGTTCGTAATCAGCTTACCTGGACAGGTACTTCTGGATCATTGTACAGAAATGGCagataatatgtatgtatttaacGTGTGTATATGTACAATTGTAGACTCCTATTTGcataatcttctttttttttttttgatatcataTAACAGATATAGTTCTACATGGTACGAAATACCAGTAAAAATTCAGAAAGTACTCCATATGATGCAAATAAGGAGTAAAAAGCCATGTTCATTGACAGCGGGCGGATTGTATGAAATGAACATGGAAAATTTTGGAAta acttttaaaatttgcatgTCATATTTCACGATGTTAATGTCACTAAAGAAATAA
- the LOC107999523 gene encoding odorant receptor 67c-like isoform X3 codes for MDAVIECLPHLITGVTSIVKLLNIHFNRENFKKLFEFITKEWEKFELNNQFHVLEEITVKGSKMAQLYRNTLLSFTVLFLLVPLVFPFLDIVHPLNETRPRQQLFRVNYLIFNHNDYFFYIYLQLAWGSIIVVMIIVTIDSLYMIIIHHSSGMFAMCGYKVQEATKYTNLFNDRIISENYTYEQLKNCITIHDKALQFYNILNESSRNSYLIQVGLNMMDISVTAVQTVVNLDRPEEAIRTAVFLGAEQFHLFVISLPGQVLLDHCTEMADNIYSSTWYEIPVKIQKVLHMMQIRSKKPCSLTAGGLYEMNMENFGIVCNNYRIIYNSYLLTFIRSFLF; via the exons atggatgCAGTGATCGAGTGTCTGCCCCATTTGATCACGGGTGTAACGAGTATTGTTaaacttttgaatattcatttcaacAGAGAAAAT tttaaaaaattgtttgaatttataacaaaagaaTGGGAGAAGTTTGagttaaataatcaatttcatgTTCTTGAAGAAATTACCGTAAAAGGTAGTAAAATGGCACAGTTATATCGAA aTACATTGTTATCCTTCACGGTATTATTTTTACTCGTACCACTGGTTTTCCCTTTTCTGGATATTGTTCATCCATTAAACGAAACTCGACCGAGACAGCAATTATTTAGAGTTAATTATTTGATCTTTAACCATAatgactattttttttatatatatttgcagttAGCTTGGGGATCTATCATTGTTGTAATGATCATAGTTACTATAGATTCGttgtatatgattataattcatCACAGCAGCGGAATGTTTGCGATGTGTGG ATATAAAGTTCAAGAAGCGACCAAATATACGAATCTATTCAATGACagaattatttctgaaaattacaCGTATGAACAgcttaaaaattgcataaccATTCACGATAAAGCCCTTCA gttttacaatattttgaacGAAAGCAGTCgaaatagttatttaattcaagTTGGATTAAATATGATGGATATAAGCGTGACAGCTGTccaa acaGTCGTAAATTTAGATAGACCGGAAGAAGCGATTAGAACTGCTGTATTTCTTGGAGCTGAGCAATTTCATTTGTTCGTAATCAGCTTACCTGGACAGGTACTTCTGGATCATTGTACAGAAATGGCagataatat ATATAGTTCTACATGGTACGAAATACCAGTAAAAATTCAGAAAGTACTCCATATGATGCAAATAAGGAGTAAAAAGCCATGTTCATTGACAGCGGGCGGATTGTATGAAATGAACATGGAAAATTTTGGAAtagtatgtaataattatagaattatttataattcttatttattaacatttatacggtcatttttattttaa
- the LOC107999523 gene encoding uncharacterized protein LOC107999523 isoform X1 yields MDAVIECLPHLITGVTSIVKLLNIHFNRENFKKLFEFITKEWEKFELNNQFHVLEEITVKGSKMAQLYRNTLLSFTVLFLLVPLVFPFLDIVHPLNETRPRQQLFRVNYLIFNHNDYFFYIYLQLAWGSIIVVMIIVTIDSLYMIIIHHSSGMFAMCGYKVQEATKYTNLFNDRIISENYTYEQLKNCITIHDKALQFYNILNESSRNSYLIQVGLNMMDISVTAVQTVVNLDRPEEAIRTAVFLGAEQFHLFVISLPGQVLLDHCTEMADNMYVFNVCICTIVDSYLHNLLFFFLISYNRYSSTWYEIPVKIQKVLHMMQIRSKKPCSLTAGGLYEMNMENFGIVCNNYRIIYNSYLLTFIRSFLF; encoded by the exons atggatgCAGTGATCGAGTGTCTGCCCCATTTGATCACGGGTGTAACGAGTATTGTTaaacttttgaatattcatttcaacAGAGAAAAT tttaaaaaattgtttgaatttataacaaaagaaTGGGAGAAGTTTGagttaaataatcaatttcatgTTCTTGAAGAAATTACCGTAAAAGGTAGTAAAATGGCACAGTTATATCGAA aTACATTGTTATCCTTCACGGTATTATTTTTACTCGTACCACTGGTTTTCCCTTTTCTGGATATTGTTCATCCATTAAACGAAACTCGACCGAGACAGCAATTATTTAGAGTTAATTATTTGATCTTTAACCATAatgactattttttttatatatatttgcagttAGCTTGGGGATCTATCATTGTTGTAATGATCATAGTTACTATAGATTCGttgtatatgattataattcatCACAGCAGCGGAATGTTTGCGATGTGTGG ATATAAAGTTCAAGAAGCGACCAAATATACGAATCTATTCAATGACagaattatttctgaaaattacaCGTATGAACAgcttaaaaattgcataaccATTCACGATAAAGCCCTTCA gttttacaatattttgaacGAAAGCAGTCgaaatagttatttaattcaagTTGGATTAAATATGATGGATATAAGCGTGACAGCTGTccaa acaGTCGTAAATTTAGATAGACCGGAAGAAGCGATTAGAACTGCTGTATTTCTTGGAGCTGAGCAATTTCATTTGTTCGTAATCAGCTTACCTGGACAGGTACTTCTGGATCATTGTACAGAAATGGCagataatatgtatgtatttaacGTGTGTATATGTACAATTGTAGACTCCTATTTGcataatcttctttttttttttttgatatcataTAACAGATATAGTTCTACATGGTACGAAATACCAGTAAAAATTCAGAAAGTACTCCATATGATGCAAATAAGGAGTAAAAAGCCATGTTCATTGACAGCGGGCGGATTGTATGAAATGAACATGGAAAATTTTGGAAtagtatgtaataattatagaattatttataattcttatttattaacatttatacggtcatttttattttaa
- the LOC107999526 gene encoding uncharacterized protein LOC107999526, whose amino-acid sequence MDIFQKTERHPEIFDIPYYKMVEKYFQFLGQDPRQKSKFRNTIVTVVVISISSNIVPTSIELYTSLCDKNMDAVIEGLPHFIAATISAVKILNIYFYRENFDKLFQFVASEWDKLKLNNELHILDNTIIQGNKMAQLYRSALLTALVLFLLIPLLSPILDIVLPLNETRSRQQLLKVNYLFFNDDNYFFYVYLQLAWGSIMVVVTIVAVDSLLILIIHHCSGLFTVCGYQVQKVTENTKSLNEIVSNNYTYEQIRNCVIMHDEAIQFYNILNESNRNSYLIQVGLNMLAISATAVQAVVNLDRPEEAIRSAVFCGANQFHLFVLSLPGQVLLDHCSDFSNNIYSSIWYRAPVQIQKVLYLMQIRSKKLCTLSAGGLYEMNIENFGMTFKTCMSYFTMIMSLK is encoded by the exons ATGGATA TATTTCAGAAAACCGAAAGACATCcggaaatatttgatattcctTACTATAAAATGGTCGAGAAATACTTTCAATTTTTGGGACAAGATCCACGTCAAAAGAGTAAATTCAGAAATACTATAGTAACAGTGGTGGTGATTAGTATTTCAAGCAATATCGTTCCAACG TCAATAGAGTTATATACATCGTTATGTGACAAGAATATGGATGCAGTGATCGAGGGTCTACCACATTTTATCGCAGCTACCATTAGTGccgttaaaatattgaatatatatttctatagagaaaat tttgacaaattatttcaatttgtggCAAGTGAATGGGACAagctgaaattaaataatgaattacatATTCTTGATAATACTATTATACAAGGAAACAAAATGGCGCAATTATACCGaa gtgCATTATTGACAGCTTTGGTATTGTTCCTACTGATTCCATTACTTTCTCCCATATTGGACATCGTTCTTCCATTAAATGAAACTCGATCACGACAACAACTGCtcaaagttaattatttattttttaacgatgataattattttttctacgtATATTTGCAACTTGCTTGGGGATCAATCATGGTTGTAGTCACCATAGTTGCCGTAGATTCATTGTTGATTCTTATAATTCATCATTGCAGCGGATTATTTACAGTTTGCGG ataccAAGTACAAAAAGTAAcagaaaatacaaaatcactgaatgaaattgtttcaaataattacacATACGAACAAATCAGGAATTGTGTGATCATGCACGATGAAGCTATCCA gttttataatattctgaatGAAAGTAATCGAAATAGTTATCTTATTCAAGTTGGGTTAAATATGTTGGCCATAAGTGCGACGGCTGTCCaa GCAGTCGTAAATTTGGATAGACCAGAAGAAGCAATTAGAAGCGCTGTATTTTGTGGAGCTAATCAATTCCATTTATTCGTACTTAGTTTACCTGGACAAGTACTCTTGGATCATTGCTCTgacttttcaaataatat ATATAGTTCCATATGGTATAGAGCACCTGTGCAAATCCAAAAAGTACTCTACCTAATGCAAATAAGGAGTAAGAAATTATGTACGTTGTCGGCAGGTGGATTGTATGAAATGAACATAGAAAATTTCGGAATG aCCTTTAAAACGTGCATGTCGTATTTCACAATGATAATGTCgttgaaataa
- the LOC107999273 gene encoding uncharacterized protein LOC107999273, with amino-acid sequence MDAVIEGLPHFIAATISAVKVLNIYFYRENFDKLFQFVTNEWDKLKLNNELHIIDKTVIRGNKTAYLYRSALLIALVLFLLIPLISPILDVFLPLNETRPRQQLLKVNYLVFNDDDYFFYVYLQLAWGSIIVVVTSVAVDSLLILIIHHCSGLFTVCGYQVQKVIRNAKSFNGTVLNNTYEQIKNCVIMHDEAIQFYNILNESNRNSYLIQVGLNMLAISATAVQAVVNLDRPEEAIRSAVFCGANQFHLFVLSLPGQVLLDHCSDFSNNIYSSIWYRAPVRIQKVLYVMQIRSKKLCTLSAGGLYEMNIENFGMTFKTCMSYFTMIMSLK; translated from the exons ATGGATGCAGTGATCGAGGGTCTACCACATTTTATCGCAGCTACCATTAGTGCtgttaaagtattaaatatatatttctatagagaaaat tttgacaaattatttcaatttgtaacAAATGAGTGGGACAagctgaaattaaataatgaattgcatattatcgataaaactgTTATACGAGGAAACAAAACAGCATACTTATATCgca GTGCACTGTTGATAGCTTTGGTATTGTTCTTATTGATTCCATTAATTTCTCCTATATTAGACGTATTTCTTCCATTAAATGAAACTCGACCACGACAACAACTGCTCAAAGTTAATTATTTGGTTTTTAATGAtgacgattattttttctatgtatattTGCAACTTGCTTGGGGATCAATTATAGTTGTGGTCACCTCAGTTGCCGTAGATTCATTGTTGATTCTTATAATTCATCACTGCAGCGGATTATTTACAGTTTGCGG GTACCAAGTACAAAAAGTGATAAGGAATGCGAAATCATTTAACGGaactgttttaaataatacttacgAACAAATCAAGAATTGCGTGATCATGCATGATGAAGCTATCCA gttttataatattctgaatGAAAGTAATCGAAATAGTTATCTTATTCAAGTTGGGTTAAATATGTTGGCCATAAGTGCGACGGCTGTCCAA GCAGTCGTAAATTTGGATAGACCAGAGGAAGCAATTAGAAGCGCTGTATTTTGCGGGGCTAATCAATTCCATTTATTCGTACTCAGTTTACCTGGACAAGTACTCTTGGATCATTGCtccgatttttcaaataatat atacagTTCCATATGGTATAGAGCACCTGTGCGAATTCAAAAAGTACTCTACGTAATGCAAATAAGGAGTAAGAAATTATGTACATTGTCGGCAGGTGGATTATATGAAATGAACATAGAAAATTTCGGAATG aCCTTTAAAACGTGCATGTCATATTTCACAATGATAATGTCGCTGAAATAA
- the LOC107999608 gene encoding odorant receptor 63a-like isoform X2 gives MDGVIECMPHFIASSISAVKLLNLHFNRQNYNILLHFVTKKWQQLKSTYELNALDKTIMQGKKMAQLYRNTLFSFLILFLLVPLVSPILDIVHPLNQTRSRQQLLRVNYIIFDIDDYFFYIYLQLAWGSIIVVLTIIAADWFYILIIHFNSGLFAVCGVQVEATMNSNLVSKDAFSENSSYEKFRTCVIMHNEVIEFYNILNENCQYSYLIQVGLNMLGMSTTAVQTVINLDRPDVAIRSAVFFGANQFHLFLLSLPGQILLDHCADFANAIYDSTWYGTSLEIQKMLYMMQIRSKKLCALTAGGLYDMNIENFGITFKTCMSYFTMIMSLK, from the exons TATAACATATTGCTTCATTTTGTGACAAAAAAATGGCAACAACTAAAATCAACATATGAATTGAATGCTCTTGATAAAACAATCATGCAAGGCAAAAAAATGGCACAATTGTAtcgaa atacattattttcttttctaattttgttcTTGCTGGTCCCATTAGTTTCTCCTATTCTGGACATTGTTCATCCATTAAATCAAACCCGATCTCGACAACAACTACTTAGAGTTAATTACATCATTTTCGATATTGatgattactttttttacatatacttACAGTTAGCTTGGGGATCAATTATTGTCGTACTGACTATAATCGCTGCTGATTGGTTCTACATTCTTATAATTCACTTTAACAGCGGGTTGTTTGCGGTGTGTGG AGTTCAAGTAGAAGCAACAATGAATTCGAATTTAGTTTCTAAAGATGCGTTTTCTGAGAATTCGtcgtatgaaaaatttagaacTTGTGTAATCATGCATAACGAAGTTATAGA gttttataatattttgaatgaaaactGTCAGTATAGTTACTTAATTCAGGTTGGATTAAATATGCTGGGTATGAGTACGACAGCCGttcaa acagttataaatttagatagaCCGGATGTAGCAATTAGAAGTGCTGTATTTTTTGGAGctaatcaatttcatttatttttgctcAGTCTACCTGGACAAATACTTTTGGATCATTGTGCTGATTTTGCAAATGCTAT atATGATTCCACGTGGTACGGAACATCAttggaaattcaaaaaatgctTTATATGATGCAAAtaagaagtaaaaaattatgtgcATTAACTGCAGGTGGATTATATGATATGAATATCGAAAACTTCGGAATA actTTTAAAACGTGTATGTCATACTTCACGATGATAATGTCGTTGAAATAA